In the Leptospira limi genome, one interval contains:
- a CDS encoding efflux RND transporter periplasmic adaptor subunit, which yields MKDKILNLLKSKLKYFIFYLLISTGISILFTLFSNENIRSRFPLVTTILYHKDWFQADQNVYAIGNPKEVPLFQKPHVVQKRITLEFPATVEATKEIQLQTKHIGRIKFLHVADGQSVKKGELLLQLDDDLLRLEGEKLSISLEVAKAHQIIALEKWKQAENLIEVKIREIDKKTELVEVARAEWETAKITKEKKETMWKEGFVSLSELDRWKLDVDTKYAHYKNLIRDRESLFSTLRLDSPEDTNSLSERIKIWKRQNSLIEKTEYDLSVTNAKILENQIKTNQQMISEFKLYAPKSGSIFKVHLKEGELTNHLPAITLIENGDLSVSYQIGESDLRQMKLGKEITFRPSLEGSQITIGKIDKISSYLDARSHGIGVRAKLQKNQLSLLPGMFGLVQVETEGLKDSLLVPTNSVLGDSSSGYYLMVKSGESIEKRYVECKPLNHTEMEVLVGISEEDFFQINAK from the coding sequence ATGAAAGACAAAATTTTAAATCTATTAAAATCAAAACTTAAATACTTTATCTTCTACTTACTTATTTCCACAGGAATTTCCATTCTTTTTACCTTGTTTTCCAATGAGAACATTCGTAGCAGGTTCCCTTTGGTAACAACAATCTTATATCACAAGGATTGGTTCCAAGCAGATCAAAATGTTTATGCGATTGGGAATCCAAAGGAAGTCCCTTTGTTTCAAAAACCTCATGTGGTTCAAAAACGAATTACATTGGAATTTCCAGCAACAGTGGAAGCAACAAAGGAAATCCAATTGCAGACCAAACATATTGGCAGGATTAAGTTCCTTCATGTTGCCGATGGCCAATCCGTTAAAAAAGGAGAATTGTTGTTACAGTTAGATGATGATTTACTCCGTTTAGAAGGAGAAAAATTATCGATTTCTTTAGAAGTTGCAAAGGCTCATCAGATCATCGCATTGGAAAAATGGAAACAAGCGGAAAATCTAATCGAAGTTAAAATCCGAGAAATTGATAAAAAAACGGAATTAGTAGAAGTTGCGAGAGCCGAATGGGAAACAGCCAAAATCACAAAAGAAAAAAAAGAAACAATGTGGAAGGAAGGTTTTGTTTCTTTATCAGAGCTTGATCGTTGGAAATTGGATGTAGATACAAAATATGCTCATTATAAAAATTTAATCCGAGATAGAGAAAGTTTATTTTCTACACTTCGTTTGGATTCTCCAGAAGATACAAATTCTTTGAGCGAAAGGATTAAGATATGGAAACGTCAAAACTCTCTGATTGAGAAAACAGAATATGATTTAAGTGTTACCAACGCGAAAATTCTAGAAAATCAAATAAAAACGAATCAACAAATGATTTCAGAATTTAAATTATATGCTCCTAAATCAGGATCTATTTTCAAAGTCCATCTTAAAGAAGGGGAACTTACCAATCATCTTCCAGCGATTACACTAATTGAAAATGGAGATTTGTCTGTATCCTATCAAATTGGTGAATCTGATCTAAGGCAAATGAAACTCGGAAAGGAGATTACATTTCGCCCGAGCCTAGAAGGTTCTCAAATTACCATTGGCAAAATTGATAAAATAAGCAGTTATTTGGATGCTCGTTCCCATGGAATCGGAGTTAGAGCAAAGTTACAGAAAAATCAACTATCTCTTCTGCCTGGGATGTTTGGTCTTGTCCAAGTGGAAACAGAAGGATTGAAAGATAGTCTTCTTGTTCCAACAAACTCTGTGTTAGGCGATTCTTCTTCGGGTTATTATCTGATGGTCAAATCTGGCGAATCCATAGAAAAAAGATATGTGGAATGTAAACCTCTCAATCATACTGAAATGGAAGTCCTTGTGGGAATCAGTGAAGAAGATTTTTTTCAAATCAATGCTAAATGA
- a CDS encoding Ig-like domain-containing protein, translated as MKCVKWSRYLLLFVVFPHCQAKMGSSKDWLATFVNDETPKVVSFTPSSGEQSVSPKTNIFILWNQPMEIQSCVTAFSLDPNTKGNFETTDISLKFIPNQELLPGGYVIRLTKQCENKKGKDLDRVYSIPFGIQAEDSLVPPTIDSILISVGTYDECLTGGTPTDRILEEVNAACSGGTQIPPITIVFSKPMNQTDVSLGFRLEPNTSYHLEWTTPSQVQVQWDTPLQSQTRYQINLASGVSALDGTKIEKPIRMDFYTNEGAKTPEVIGFGLASQLCGIGIQELGSTVMSRWDSNLCFWSKGLSFLSPHQYQFRGGDDGTGGVASSSACADVNTDNFKLFFDEYMDPISVIASSRLTKISPPSSNIRLSTWEWNHCQSDYPFGCKEITYSFAESEATCNGTLFGNNTTGGDFNLASSSNAPNFYPYYEFRLDADVRSANGKKMSAPFVIQMEAK; from the coding sequence ATGAAATGCGTTAAATGGAGTAGGTATCTTTTACTATTTGTTGTTTTCCCTCATTGCCAGGCAAAGATGGGTTCTTCCAAAGATTGGTTAGCTACGTTTGTAAATGATGAGACTCCAAAGGTGGTATCCTTTACTCCTAGTTCTGGAGAACAATCGGTCTCCCCTAAAACAAATATCTTTATCCTTTGGAACCAACCCATGGAAATACAATCCTGTGTGACTGCTTTTTCTCTTGATCCAAACACAAAAGGGAATTTCGAAACAACCGATATTTCATTAAAATTCATTCCGAACCAAGAATTATTGCCTGGTGGGTATGTGATCCGCCTCACCAAACAATGTGAAAACAAAAAAGGAAAAGATTTGGATCGTGTATATTCAATACCATTCGGAATCCAAGCGGAAGACTCACTGGTTCCACCTACTATTGATTCGATTTTGATATCAGTAGGAACGTATGACGAATGTTTGACGGGTGGGACACCCACAGATCGTATTTTAGAGGAAGTGAATGCTGCCTGTTCGGGTGGTACGCAAATCCCACCCATCACCATTGTATTTTCAAAACCCATGAACCAAACCGATGTTTCTCTGGGATTCCGATTGGAACCAAATACATCCTACCACTTGGAATGGACCACCCCCTCCCAAGTCCAAGTGCAATGGGATACACCCTTACAAAGCCAAACAAGATACCAAATCAATTTGGCTTCTGGAGTTTCTGCATTGGATGGAACAAAAATAGAAAAACCAATCCGTATGGATTTTTATACGAACGAAGGGGCAAAGACTCCTGAAGTCATTGGTTTTGGGCTCGCTTCCCAATTGTGTGGAATTGGAATCCAAGAACTGGGAAGTACCGTGATGAGTCGTTGGGATTCTAACCTATGTTTTTGGAGTAAAGGTTTGTCATTTCTTTCTCCACACCAATACCAATTTAGAGGAGGAGACGATGGAACTGGTGGTGTGGCGAGTTCATCTGCATGTGCTGATGTAAATACAGACAATTTCAAACTATTTTTTGATGAATATATGGATCCTATTTCTGTTATTGCTTCCAGCCGGTTGACAAAAATATCACCACCATCAAGTAACATACGTTTATCGACTTGGGAATGGAACCATTGCCAATCAGATTATCCATTTGGATGTAAGGAAATCACATATTCCTTTGCAGAAAGTGAGGCAACATGCAATGGAACCTTGTTTGGAAATAATACAACCGGTGGGGATTTTAATTTGGCAAGTTCATCGAATGCACCTAATTTTTATCCTTATTATGAATTTAGATTAGATGCAGACGTTCGTTCTGCGAATGGAAAAAAAATGAGTGCCCCTTTTGTCATTCAAATGGAGGCAAAATGA
- a CDS encoding AcrB/AcrD/AcrF family protein gives MSFSFVARFSYQWILFFGSVILISLMTCREIVLSENRETFDQHTLVITQNWPGKTTNQVEESLTKPWEMILKSVSGYLELKSVSEFGSVSLHLKLSEGIQKEEFIQTIRNLYILNQNLFPKGVLFPRFIFDSGNDSNFILLRRISKNKVPSPDEFLRKIQNLTDVKKITYQPESETEIQIKVDHNRILNGVTPSLSEIYDSLRHHLDSVTYDPRQDQYFVNEYSVEPSDWEKVLILNQRNVYLPLGKIASTSITKVYGKNHTRINGSSFESILIFANNPFQLIQLSFLLHSILLEFPDWQIVFSSQEEFLDNIKVIFYFYLVIEVFYFLYFGILRRQWISNIIHIFSFILFLVLLFFSFRCLKIPIGYSGFVFLLLLKVILPFMNFRRIIVHKKQLFSASIIFLIAVYSQLVPISILNLVLIFLFALVLYPILSYLFFIFWRLVGKRNLSFRDMQIQKLNELILKKELTRFNTVSVLSLSILFLTFLYSLPALFNHVSSKPQLDNVKLARLEFPSYVAESERNRITRQVEESILQKQLTNLLVVTHKNVRSDFYMKFNEGVHSLQFKNLPSEMGYFHFLEEIDGFEPTILRFTNKDPKLLESSVLKIIPWIQIQKKVTEVILGFQPSTEGIEFKADANHLTQMSVDLDPTIRETNLLLQPNVVSKMLYSGKLVDVKLIADHSISKENFKKQPIVVGNGQIQYPESLRQYSTHQNLGKIFHKNAETSMEIFVKGENINWISIEDGIHTLLAKDETQLVERTETNDGTKKYRFIFLLSFLMPFFFRKKYRIDFLSFVFAFVILCKWQTQFFTRNYDQLCFIPFLFVFFRMNSRKKIILPFYLTLPYIGLLFGSYFYPWKSGVYLFQSMFLFQVFGIIFDKSKNNLKIFRTR, from the coding sequence ATGAGTTTCTCCTTTGTTGCACGGTTTTCTTACCAATGGATTTTGTTTTTTGGCTCTGTCATTTTGATTTCCCTAATGACATGTAGAGAAATCGTATTAAGTGAAAATAGAGAAACATTTGACCAACATACATTGGTTATAACACAAAATTGGCCAGGGAAAACAACGAACCAAGTAGAAGAGTCCCTTACAAAACCTTGGGAAATGATACTAAAATCTGTTAGCGGTTATTTAGAACTCAAATCAGTTTCTGAATTTGGAAGTGTTTCCCTTCATTTAAAACTCAGTGAGGGAATACAAAAGGAAGAATTCATACAAACGATTCGAAATTTATACATTTTAAATCAAAATTTATTTCCCAAAGGAGTTTTGTTTCCAAGGTTTATTTTTGATTCTGGGAATGATTCCAATTTTATCCTCCTTCGTAGAATTTCAAAAAATAAGGTGCCATCACCAGATGAGTTTTTGCGAAAAATCCAAAATTTAACGGATGTTAAAAAAATTACCTACCAACCAGAGTCTGAAACAGAAATCCAAATCAAAGTAGATCATAATCGAATACTGAATGGTGTTACTCCTTCTCTGTCGGAAATTTATGATAGTTTGCGCCATCATTTAGATTCGGTTACCTACGATCCGAGACAAGATCAATATTTTGTAAATGAATACTCAGTTGAACCGTCCGATTGGGAGAAGGTTTTAATTTTGAACCAAAGGAATGTATATCTTCCACTTGGAAAAATTGCTTCGACGAGTATAACAAAAGTCTATGGAAAAAATCATACAAGGATCAATGGTTCTAGTTTTGAATCAATTCTAATCTTTGCAAACAATCCTTTCCAACTCATCCAATTGTCGTTTCTTTTACATTCGATTCTTTTGGAATTTCCTGATTGGCAAATTGTGTTCTCGAGCCAAGAGGAATTCTTAGATAACATAAAGGTCATTTTCTATTTTTATCTTGTAATCGAAGTTTTTTATTTCCTATATTTTGGTATTTTGAGAAGGCAATGGATTTCAAACATCATTCACATTTTCTCATTTATATTGTTTCTTGTGTTGTTATTCTTTAGTTTCAGATGTTTGAAGATACCCATTGGATACTCAGGGTTTGTTTTTTTGTTACTTTTGAAAGTAATATTGCCATTCATGAACTTTCGAAGGATTATCGTTCACAAAAAACAATTGTTCTCTGCAAGTATTATCTTCCTGATTGCGGTTTACTCGCAGTTAGTTCCTATTTCAATTTTAAATTTAGTTTTAATCTTTTTATTTGCCCTGGTTTTGTATCCAATCCTTTCATATTTATTTTTCATTTTTTGGCGATTAGTAGGAAAACGAAATCTATCCTTTCGAGATATGCAAATTCAAAAACTGAATGAATTAATATTAAAGAAGGAACTTACTCGTTTCAATACTGTTAGCGTCTTATCATTATCTATCTTGTTTTTAACCTTTTTGTATTCTCTTCCAGCGCTTTTTAATCACGTATCCTCCAAGCCTCAGTTAGATAATGTAAAATTGGCAAGATTGGAGTTTCCCTCGTATGTAGCCGAATCAGAAAGGAACCGAATTACAAGACAAGTGGAAGAATCAATCCTTCAGAAACAATTAACTAACTTACTTGTCGTTACTCATAAAAATGTTCGTTCCGATTTTTATATGAAATTTAATGAAGGTGTTCATTCCCTTCAATTTAAGAACTTACCATCTGAAATGGGCTATTTCCATTTTTTAGAAGAAATTGATGGCTTTGAACCAACAATTCTAAGATTCACAAACAAGGATCCAAAATTATTAGAATCCTCTGTTTTGAAGATCATTCCTTGGATTCAGATACAAAAAAAAGTAACAGAAGTGATATTGGGATTCCAACCTTCAACGGAAGGTATCGAGTTTAAAGCCGATGCAAACCATTTAACCCAAATGAGTGTGGATCTTGATCCTACGATTCGCGAAACAAATCTTTTATTACAACCGAATGTTGTTAGTAAAATGTTATATAGTGGCAAGTTAGTTGATGTAAAATTAATTGCGGATCATTCGATTTCAAAAGAGAATTTCAAAAAACAGCCAATAGTAGTTGGTAATGGACAAATACAGTATCCAGAATCACTAAGGCAATATTCAACTCACCAAAATTTGGGGAAAATTTTCCATAAAAATGCAGAGACAAGTATGGAAATCTTTGTCAAAGGTGAAAATATAAATTGGATTTCAATAGAAGATGGGATTCATACATTGCTTGCCAAAGATGAGACCCAATTAGTAGAACGAACTGAAACAAATGATGGAACTAAAAAATATCGTTTTATTTTTTTGCTATCATTCTTAATGCCTTTCTTCTTCCGTAAAAAATACAGGATCGATTTTTTATCTTTTGTGTTTGCATTCGTAATTCTTTGCAAATGGCAAACTCAATTTTTTACGAGAAATTATGATCAATTATGCTTTATCCCATTCTTGTTTGTCTTTTTTCGGATGAATTCTCGTAAGAAGATTATCCTGCCATTTTATCTAACTCTTCCGTACATTGGATTGTTATTTGGTTCTTATTTTTATCCATGGAAATCAGGCGTATATTTATTTCAGTCAATGTTTTTGTTCCAAGTTTTTGGAATCATATTTGATAAGTCCAAAAACAATTTAAAAATATTCAGAACCAGATAA
- a CDS encoding efflux RND transporter permease subunit, with protein MIFVSNLIQFFEKHNRLCWVWIILMFIGIYFQMDHFRFQLLPNLTPLQYNITTAFPHHSAEEVDKTLSLPMSKRISSLKAVKQIRTHSEHGHSKVEILLQSEVSIWEFKEELFQLLFETKDELPLGVGTPKVQMGSENQNPFFEFTVSKRTNLTKENFSFLINQLKYNLERISGVTEVKKIGDSESFGLVRLREELLNLHPIKIKDIELQINSAIQAGSLGKLYDVGRETEIKYGPEISSLDEIQKFPIHLGGKKYIPLEAIADTTMHQSSLNQIVEHGGNESVYFAIYAERSQDPIYLSNKIHLILNDYDQSIHPIVYSDSSMELTKQLYQFSFFLFASLLCALIFSYYLYKEWFPVLCLLFSIIVSLVCFFHLMNLFSISVNLLSISGISVGIGMLFDANNLIYYSIQSQHHKETVNVRCVTEGLRNVFISLFCSGLTTMVVIFPLLLYAHEWRDFFYDIGLSIVLLIFSSLVTSVTIVPLLFLTFKPIFNDNPIHQEKDKSQHLLDSFPFPALKNLIMFFCIAFLFFIFVSDRSQEQFHIFPKPKPIGKRIHVIPKSTIQFREEKFLIKEILNRLNGNHLLQNILILPQNVHLDQLDPNVKAVPFVIKWFDFDDSEKWLTEVIQLISPNRWQVEVSEIHSELSHSLPFLPVNKIVLLHEDWDQLNRYANEVLHSNPKEKLGGDFQFLPLPITMKVWKSKIVPSSEVQPDIDDLERNLLYRNSPKYLGLLGKNNSLPLYLSIANRNDAPMIHPFSSLPIFKTLAKEQIFPESLFQMKEQKSYSVYQRESGKFYLEWRGNLGIEKSFHAKKKEGLDYYINSAKKETFDFYATLLILLVCSFLLIYLALVGIYESFYRPFLYLSISFCYFLSVIVCLISLIPEIHFGHYMGLVILIGLSIDSISLFGERWELTKEIHDNCSRIKSVFDWLRKPILLNFGSTFFGLLPVVFIVFPGSEFVRAIAVTMCIGILNSYLFVFYLYPKIFTKFFGFPK; from the coding sequence ATGATCTTTGTAAGCAACTTAATCCAATTTTTTGAAAAACACAATCGATTGTGTTGGGTTTGGATCATCTTAATGTTCATTGGTATTTATTTTCAAATGGATCATTTTCGGTTCCAATTATTGCCAAACCTAACTCCATTACAATACAATATAACAACAGCATTCCCCCATCATTCCGCTGAAGAAGTTGATAAGACATTGAGTTTACCAATGTCCAAACGGATTTCATCACTGAAAGCGGTCAAACAGATCAGAACACATTCGGAACATGGACATTCTAAGGTCGAAATTTTATTACAATCGGAAGTATCTATTTGGGAATTTAAAGAAGAATTATTTCAATTATTGTTTGAAACAAAAGATGAATTACCTCTTGGGGTTGGAACTCCCAAAGTCCAAATGGGAAGTGAAAACCAAAATCCATTTTTTGAATTTACTGTTTCCAAACGAACTAATTTAACAAAGGAAAATTTCTCATTTTTAATCAATCAGCTAAAATACAATCTAGAGAGAATTTCTGGAGTGACTGAAGTCAAAAAAATTGGAGATTCTGAATCCTTTGGATTGGTTCGTTTGAGGGAAGAGTTATTAAACTTACATCCTATCAAAATAAAGGATATAGAGTTGCAAATTAACTCTGCCATCCAGGCAGGATCACTTGGTAAACTATATGACGTTGGTAGGGAAACAGAAATTAAATATGGGCCTGAGATTTCCTCGTTGGATGAAATTCAAAAATTTCCAATCCATTTGGGAGGTAAAAAATACATTCCATTAGAAGCAATTGCGGATACAACAATGCATCAATCTTCTCTGAATCAAATTGTGGAACATGGTGGAAATGAATCCGTATATTTTGCCATTTATGCGGAAAGATCTCAAGATCCAATTTATCTTTCAAATAAAATTCATCTGATATTAAACGATTACGATCAATCGATTCACCCTATTGTATACTCAGACAGTTCTATGGAATTAACAAAACAGTTATACCAATTTTCATTCTTTTTATTCGCAAGTTTACTATGTGCCCTTATATTTTCTTATTATTTGTATAAAGAATGGTTCCCTGTTTTGTGTTTGTTATTCTCTATCATCGTCTCTCTCGTTTGTTTTTTCCATCTAATGAATCTATTTTCCATTTCGGTCAACTTACTGAGTATCAGTGGTATATCCGTAGGAATCGGAATGTTATTCGATGCGAATAATTTGATCTATTACTCCATCCAATCACAACACCATAAGGAAACAGTGAATGTAAGATGTGTCACGGAGGGTCTAAGAAATGTATTTATTTCCTTGTTTTGTTCTGGATTAACAACAATGGTTGTGATTTTCCCTTTATTATTATATGCACATGAATGGAGGGATTTTTTTTATGATATTGGCCTAAGCATTGTTTTACTAATTTTTTCCAGTTTAGTAACATCTGTTACAATAGTTCCTTTATTATTTCTTACTTTTAAACCAATATTTAATGACAATCCAATTCATCAAGAGAAGGATAAGTCCCAACATTTATTGGATTCATTTCCGTTCCCAGCTTTGAAAAATTTGATCATGTTTTTTTGTATAGCATTTCTATTTTTTATCTTTGTTTCGGATCGGAGCCAAGAACAATTCCATATCTTTCCAAAACCTAAACCGATTGGAAAACGGATCCACGTAATACCAAAATCAACAATTCAGTTTAGGGAAGAAAAATTCCTCATAAAAGAAATTCTGAATCGATTGAATGGAAACCATTTGCTTCAAAATATCCTGATCTTACCTCAAAACGTTCACTTGGATCAATTGGATCCGAATGTCAAGGCTGTCCCTTTTGTCATTAAATGGTTTGATTTTGATGATTCTGAAAAGTGGCTCACCGAAGTGATCCAATTGATAAGCCCAAATCGCTGGCAAGTGGAAGTGTCTGAAATCCATTCCGAATTATCTCATTCATTACCGTTTCTACCTGTTAATAAAATTGTTTTACTACATGAAGATTGGGACCAATTGAATCGTTATGCCAACGAAGTTCTTCATTCCAATCCAAAAGAGAAGTTAGGTGGTGATTTTCAATTTTTGCCATTACCCATCACGATGAAAGTTTGGAAATCCAAAATTGTGCCAAGTTCAGAAGTCCAACCAGACATAGATGATTTAGAAAGAAATCTACTTTACCGTAATTCTCCAAAATACTTGGGTCTTTTAGGCAAAAACAATTCATTGCCATTGTATTTATCAATTGCGAACAGGAATGATGCTCCCATGATTCATCCTTTCTCTTCTTTACCTATTTTTAAAACGCTCGCCAAAGAACAGATTTTCCCTGAATCACTCTTCCAAATGAAAGAGCAAAAATCTTATTCCGTTTATCAAAGAGAATCGGGAAAATTTTATCTGGAATGGAGGGGCAATTTAGGGATTGAAAAAAGTTTCCATGCAAAAAAAAAAGAGGGACTAGATTATTATATCAATTCAGCAAAAAAAGAAACATTCGATTTCTATGCTACTTTACTCATATTATTGGTTTGTTCCTTTCTTTTGATCTATTTGGCGTTAGTTGGAATTTACGAATCTTTTTACCGACCATTCTTATATCTATCAATTAGCTTTTGTTATTTTTTATCTGTAATCGTGTGTTTAATTTCATTAATTCCTGAGATTCATTTTGGGCATTATATGGGTCTCGTTATTTTGATTGGATTGTCAATTGATAGCATTTCTCTTTTTGGTGAAAGATGGGAATTAACAAAAGAGATTCATGATAATTGCAGTAGAATCAAATCAGTTTTTGATTGGTTACGAAAACCAATTTTACTGAATTTTGGGAGTACGTTTTTTGGTTTGTTACCAGTTGTGTTCATTGTTTTCCCTGGATCAGAATTTGTCCGTGCGATCGCAGTGACAATGTGTATAGGTATTCTCAATTCCTATCTATTTGTTTTTTATCTTTATCCAAAAATATTCACCAAATTTTTTGGCTTCCCTAAATGA